GTTGTCGAAGACATTCTAAGGAGCGACTCATCATGAAGCTGATTACCGCAATTGTGAAACCCTTCAAGCTCGATGAGGTGCGTGAAGCCCTCTCGAACATCGGCGTGGCAGGGATTACGGTGACCGAAGTCAAAGGCTTCGGCCGCCAGAAGGGCCATACCGAACTGTATCGGGGCGCAGAGTACGTCGTCGACTTTCTGCCGAAGGTGAAGATCGAGGCGGTAATCGGCGACGCCTTGCTCGATCAGGCGATCGACGCAATCGGGCAGGCGGCCCGTACCGGCAAGATCGGCGACGGCAAGATTTTCGTGTCCAACGTCGAGCACGTGGTCCGTATCCGTACTGGAGAGACCGGCGAAGACGCGCTGTAAAGGCCCACATAAGAGACAACAATCATGAAAAAACTGCTTGCCAAACTCCTGCTCGCCGCCGCATTCACGGGTGTCGTGGGCCTCGGCGCCAGCGCCGCACTGGCTCAGGACGCCTCGGCGCCCGTCGCCGCTTCGGCCGCTTCGGAATCCGCAGCACCCGCTCCCGCAGCGGCTACCGCAACGCCTGCGGCCGCGCCGGCCGCCCCCGCGGCTGCACCCGTGCCGCCGAACAAGGGCGACACGGCCTGGTTGCTGACCTGCACCGCGTTCGTGATTCTCATGACGCTGCCCGGTCTGGGCCTGTTCTACGGTGGTCTGGTCCGCTCGAAGAACATGCTCTCCGTGCTGATGCAGTGTTTCATCATCTTCTCGCTGGTGGTCGTGCTCTGGGCGATCTACGGCTATAGCATCGCGTTCACCGAAGGCGGGGTGTTCTTCGGCGGCTTCGATCGCTTGTTCCTCAAGGGAATGACGCCGGACTCGGTGGCGGCCACGTTCAGTAAGGGCGTGAATGTGCCGGAGTACGCGTACATGGCGTTCCAGGCTGCGTTCGCCGCGATTACCTGCGCGCTGATCGTCGGTGCTTTCGCGGAACGCGCCAAGTTCTCGGCCGTGCTGCTGTTCACGGTCATCTGGTTCACGTTCTCGTACCTGCCGATGGCGCACATGGTCTGGTTCTGGGCCGGTCCGGACGCCTACATCGACGCGGCTGCATCTGACGCGGCCAACGCCCACGCCGGCTGGCTGTTCCAGAAGGGTGCGCTCGACTACGCCGGCGGTACCGTGGTGCACATCAATGCGGCTATCGCAGGGCTTGTGGGTTCGTACATGGTCGGCAAGCGCGTCGGTTTCGGTAAGGAAGCCTTCAAGCCGCACTCGCTCACGATGACGATGATCGGTGCTTCGCTGCTCTGGTTCGGCTGGTTCGGCTTTAACGCCGGTTCGGGCCTGGAAGCGAACGGCGGTGCTGCGCTCGCCTTCGTCAACACGTTGCTCGCTACCGCTGCTGCCACGCTTTCGTGGACGGCCGGTGAGTGGATCGGCAAGGGCAAGCCGTCGATGCTGGGTGGCGCGTCGGGTGCCGTGGCCGGTCTGGTGGCGGTGACGCCGGCAGCAGGCTTCGTCGGTCCGATGGGTTCCATCGTGCTCGGCTTGCTCGCAGGTCTGATTTGCCTGTGGGGCGTGAACGGGCTGAAGCGCCTGCTCAAGGCCGACGATGCGCTCGACGTGTTCGGCGTGCACGGCGTGGGCGGCATGCTCGGCGCGATTCTGACGGGCGTGTTCGCTGCGCCGTCGCTCGGCGGCACGGGGATCTACGACTACGTCGCCAACAAGGTGGCGCCGGATTACTCGATTGCAGGTCAAGTCTGGATTCAGTTCCAGGGCGTGCTGACCACACTCGTGTGGTCGGGGGTCGTCGCCTTCATCGCCTTCAAGATCGCCGACATTGTGCTGGGTCTGCGTGTGCCGGAAGACGAAGAGCGCGAAGGTCTGGACATCACCTCGCACGGCGAATCGGCTTATCACAACTGAAGCAACAACTCAGGCAGTTGATTTCGCCTGAATGACATCTGTCTCATCGCACCGTTTAGTCCCGGTTTTCGTCCGGGGGAAACCCGGGAACGTCAGCGAGTCGGCAAGGACTCGCTGACATCGGCCAGACGGCCCGTCCCGGGCGACGCGAGAGGAGTTGCCGGAAGCCGGTCGGACAGCCGGCCCCGGCATTGCGCGGGCACCCAGGCGGTGCCCGTTTTTTTCGGCGCGGCCGGAAATCGTCCCCCGTGCTTGTGATTTTCGGTTTTGCCCCCATGTCTTCTCATCGCGGCATCGCGCCGCGCTCCCCACAAACGTTGTCGACGCGTGCTTGTGCGCCGGACATCGTCGCCTGATCGGCGGTGTCCCCTGCGTGGCCGGCCTCGGATCCCGGTGCCCCTTCCCGGGGCATGGCGAACGGCGGGGGCGCGGGGCGTATGCTCTACAATCGATATTCCATCTGGATATGAGAGAAGCATGGTTCCGCATCTCGTCACGGCCCTGAAAGGCCCCCTGCTCGACCTGGAAAAGAAGATCCTCGATGCGACGCCCGCCATCGAGCGCTGGTTCCGGCTCGAGTGGCAGGAACATACGCCGCCGTTCTACTGTTCGGTCGACCTGCGAAATGCCGGCTTCAAGCTCGCTCCCGTCGACACCAATCTCTTCCCCGGTGGCTTCAACAATCTGGCACCCGAAGTGTTGCCGCTCGCTGTGCAGGCCGCGATGGCCGCTATCGAGAAGATTTGCCCCGATGCGAAGAATCTGCTGCTGATTCCCGAACGCCATACGCGCAACT
The Pandoraea oxalativorans genome window above contains:
- a CDS encoding P-II family nitrogen regulator, which codes for MKLITAIVKPFKLDEVREALSNIGVAGITVTEVKGFGRQKGHTELYRGAEYVVDFLPKVKIEAVIGDALLDQAIDAIGQAARTGKIGDGKIFVSNVEHVVRIRTGETGEDAL
- the amt gene encoding ammonium transporter gives rise to the protein MKKLLAKLLLAAAFTGVVGLGASAALAQDASAPVAASAASESAAPAPAAATATPAAAPAAPAAAPVPPNKGDTAWLLTCTAFVILMTLPGLGLFYGGLVRSKNMLSVLMQCFIIFSLVVVLWAIYGYSIAFTEGGVFFGGFDRLFLKGMTPDSVAATFSKGVNVPEYAYMAFQAAFAAITCALIVGAFAERAKFSAVLLFTVIWFTFSYLPMAHMVWFWAGPDAYIDAAASDAANAHAGWLFQKGALDYAGGTVVHINAAIAGLVGSYMVGKRVGFGKEAFKPHSLTMTMIGASLLWFGWFGFNAGSGLEANGGAALAFVNTLLATAAATLSWTAGEWIGKGKPSMLGGASGAVAGLVAVTPAAGFVGPMGSIVLGLLAGLICLWGVNGLKRLLKADDALDVFGVHGVGGMLGAILTGVFAAPSLGGTGIYDYVANKVAPDYSIAGQVWIQFQGVLTTLVWSGVVAFIAFKIADIVLGLRVPEDEEREGLDITSHGESAYHN